A window of Chrysoperla carnea chromosome 3, inChrCarn1.1, whole genome shotgun sequence genomic DNA:
acaacactgtctatgcacggtatttcaacaattaactcagtcaattgtttgttttcacttgtttattagtaaatttcTTACAATTATACACCTTTACTAGCGAGTGACCAACGTTTACTTACTTtgacattaataattaatattcctataaatttatgacatgtttaaaaacaaacaagtgcTGGAATCGAACCCACGATCTCTGAAATTCTGTACCAGCAATCTAACAAACTAAGCTTAAGTAGGTTAATATGTTCCAATTTTTTAGGGAATAATTTGGACTTAATGCAATTAATTTGCTAAGATCAGTTTTGTGTTacctaattttgaattattatttttcagcaTCGGTGCCATCATTTTATAGAGAGATATATGACATTTTATCTGTAGATGGGGAAccaatagataaagaattatttaaatatgtactcAGTCAACAAACAGAAATTTCACAACAAACATTGAAACAAATATGGGATATGTGCGGAATTGAACAAAATTCTGGAATAAATAGAACATGCTTGTATAAAGTATTAGCGTGTATTGCATTTGCACAAAATGGAAAAACACCAAGTGAAACTTTACTTGAAAATTATAATGGCAAaggtatagaaaatttttttaaaacgcgATTACATGAATTTCATAAGACAGGCTAATTCTAGCCTGCGcctttttatgaataattatgaggcttttcattttttttttatgcatattaCGGAATCTCTCAAAACTTTGAGAGTTTTTATGGTTTCCAAAATAGTGGGATTCATCTGAATTTGAACCAAATTCTCCTTggtattaaattatcaaaataataataatactagcaACAATAcataatctttttaatttttgttccagAATTCCCTGTTCCAAATTTAGGAGACGTACCATCTTTAAAAAGTACATACAATACTTTAAACGTAAATATCATGtcgaaaaatggtttaaatataagttatagCGACATAATGCGACTGGATACCATAACTATCGATTTAGTTCCCGAAAAGAAAGGGATATTCATTAAACATTCAGAATATTTAGTGTCATCGAGGAAATTAAATACAACAGTGAAACGACGCTATAATGATTTTGTCACATTTcatgaattattaattgtacGATTTCCATACAGGTAATTATATACCCTATTCACAGAGAGAACGATCGTAccctttatatttttatatctaacgTTTTTGTTAACTGCAAGGAGTAATTGCAAACCGAAATTCTCAAACTAAGATGTCGCCTGAAGATGTCTAGTTTAGATCGTCTTCTCCAAAACtagctttaataattattattatttcaaactctctgaaTTTTATAGGTCTATCTATATCTCTGTAAActagatttaattaaattcatttaaaatttatttttaattcattttcattattttcctaGATTAATACCACGATTACCccccaaaaaaattgtatcagaTTCACATTTTTTAGAATCTAGACGACGTGCTTTACAAAGATGGTTAACATTGGTAGCACGACATCCCATCATTTCATCAagttcattattaatattttttttatccgaCACAAGTCCAGaacatcaacaaaaaattaaagaaacgtTTAAAAGTCAACCAGATGAATTTGCTACATCGGATTTAGCAGCTAAAGCaaaggtatttataaaaataaaatttttttagatatggTTGTAATCAAattaagattgaaaaaataaggtTATTAACTTTTTGCAATGAAAACGAGTCCACAATTACCTTAAAGCCATGATTAGgtaaggttagagtggctgtccttggatgggacacacttagaccaaagggtctgttgtgataccgaaaaaagaGTTggtccatccccggccactactccatgaatcatttggagctgtttaaatACAGCAGAAGTGCTTTGATGTCAACGTACTTAAAGTTGCAAAGATCGCCAAAGAAAGGCTAGCTCAATTGAGTCCACCTCCTCATGGCAAAAGCTAGACAGTGACGGAGAAGATAAGACAACGTTTCTTCCTCCtccccactgtgacagctcttgCAATAATCGTGATACACTGTTAGGTACAGGCGTTCAGCGAGTCTACCGCCTAGCCAGTATCCATGTCAGATCTTTGGAACGCCTACgatgtactcagaccatatctgtcttgtgaTTGGCCTTTCTTTAGCTATCCTCATTCAGGAGCAGCTTGCAGTTTGCAAACAGAACTCCCGGATACTTCTGTTCGGCAGCCTTGGGCCATTTCTAGCAATCTCGTTGGCTTCACAATTCCCTTAAACGTCCCTGTGTctcggtacccataccaggtttacattcatttgttccgccagcttaTTTAAGAACATTCGGCAGTTATTTTGAAATAGCATTTTTCCCATCGCTTgcttgaatatttcaaaaacaaaataacaaacaactttCCTTGTTAACGTTTCATAGAAGATATTACCGCGTCGGTAGTAGGAACAATATAACAGTAATCGCTATTAACGTTTTTTAGGAGCTACTACCATCAGacacaaatttacaatttgCCGCATCCCGGgaacaaataaacaatatttggtGCGGTGTTCGAAAATTATTGTACATATGTGAACGCGGTGTTGGACGAGGACGAGCCTTAGCTCAAGATGCTCAAGATTTAAGTGGATATTTAAGAGAATTAGCAGCAGAGTCCCATGATCATAGTCAATGGGGAACTGGTGGTAATACTATTTGGACTGATATCAAAAAAGGATTTGGTATTATTTACAAGTAAATAAactaatttcttcattttttcttaaaatataaatttattttattttttttctagagaATTTTCTTCACTCTCGACTAGTGCCATGCATACAGCAAATCGTGAAGAAGACACTGTTTGTGAGAGACTTAACTTATTATCAGATATCCTAGCTGCGCATGTCTCGCTATGCGAACGGTTAGAAAAAGGTGTATTAAGCGATCATCAAAGAGCTCTTTCTCAAATGCTTAATCTTAAGAAGAAACAGATTCAAGGAGTTATTAAAGGCACTGATGTATGTcagttttaaaatagtaaattcaaAGCGCAAATTCAATATGTTTTATTCTTGCAGGCGGAAAGTGTTGATCAATTAGAGTCGAAAATGATGCAACAAGTAAATGTTATTTCGGATATGGAATTACGAAATGCATTTAGTTTGTATTGTGTACGAATGGAAACACAATTGGTTCATGTATATTTAGAATTGTTGGCGTCTGTATTTAATTCCATGGTGTCAGTTCAAATTCAATCTCATACAGAGGTGAGTTCAtcgaaaattcataaaattccgttaaacaactttttttaaatactcttcttttttttactcTCTAAGACTCTGaagattttaaaactttcttgAGTTATTGTTaaacgtataatttttttaattttcagctAGCTAATGTTTggaaaactattcaacctaCAGTTACAAAATATCTTCCAGAAAAATCGAAAAGTCACAAGTTGAATAAttcaacataataataaaataaatattgaatacaaTTACTTTTATAGACCAAGAGACGATCCTTCGAAAATCTATGTATCGAGTACAtgaataatttactttatttgagTTTGATCTAGATGTAAAAAGAGTAAAGAGCTTATGAGATGCTAGGTGTAAGCAAGTCGTCTTTatgcttataaaatttaattttcacttaatcactttttaaattagttatCAATACAAGATACTTTTGGTTATTTCTGGAAGAAGTAGGGGATTTTCATCCGTTTGTCTCCATATGCGGTAAAAGGGCATATAAACTgcgtaattttctttttgatattcGTGCCTAGGTCTTCACTTTGAATATAGGTCCATTTTGATACAAAGATTTCTAAGTAATTATCTCTTGGACTATTACTTCATACATTCCAGTAAAATATAGTCATCATTATCAAGAAAAAATTGAtgactaatataaaaaaacgtatCTGTGattcattgaataaattataaataaaataacaaattattttgtaaagatattaagaatattttaaaaaaaatttaaatgtactgttgagattttatatttgtattctcgatataaattcaaaaatacgatTTACGTCTATAAATAATGACGAAAATCTTCCAAATTAAACAAAGGGTGAGCAATAACCGAGCATATACCTGAAACATGTATGTCGACGGCAAGGTTAAATTAAGTTAGATTGAAGGGCTAGATCGGCAGTGCCAGTTCAGCATTTAGCAAACCTTATTATTATATCGATTTTCTTCATTTTGAAGAATTTATCTCGAGATTCTAAAACATTGCATTGGTTTTACAGTGTATTCCCCGGAGTAATTGTCATTTTTGATCCCCCATCTTTTGAGGATTCTGACACCAGTTTTGTTTGATAACTCCAGTCGTTATTGCATACCCGATTCTTCTAATAATTAGTTTCGTATGAAAGACTATTATCCACCTCGCATTGACAAAAACGTGATCGATAGCGTACTGCCAGCGGGTAAATGTCCAAAATGAGTGtatccaaaataaatattcgcAGCAAAGGGGTTTAAAACTTCTCAATctacaaataaatgtattaaggGTGGCGATCGACTTAGAAAACCTGAAAATTTCGAAGATTTGGATATTCTGGAGTGGAATACCGAAGAACCGATTCTTCAGCGATATCTCGGAATTTATATATTctacattaattttaaccacaaaatcTCCGGTTTTGGTTTTGAATTACctgagtgaaatttttttatcagaatatGACGCAAATcgagatttttgcatttttcgaaTAGAAGAATTTCAAgtaatgaaatttcaaaagcaATCAGAGAATTTTTTCCTCAATCATGATACTTTAGTTTACAACGAAAAGGACGTACAAAGTATTTGAAGctcaatttttcatatataagtaagttttttttaatatcacaaaGTTTAACGccaataatatgtaatatgacAAATACTCTAAATTTTTATGCTagtgcaatatttttttatgtaatttttttgtacagcttttaaaaaagaatcaagGTTGTGTTCGTTATTTAATAACATCATGATACATACCATTACGATATGGTAATATATCGTAATATAGTACCATAATGTTAAATAACGAACGCAGCCCCGACATAAAATtcctaaaatgaattttatttgtatattttgtgtagtattttagttgttaaaaatgtagcaatattattgttattgcattccaaatattttattttttaattttattttaaataaataattttgttgttgaaaatttgttgttatttgAAGTAATAGTTCTAGCTAATAAGTTTATGAGGatgtatgaataaatatttgtgacgctttcacgcaaaatcCACTGGACGAACTTTGATGAAAATTCACATTattatagcttatacatcagaatagGGCATAGGTTATAATTTATCTTGCTACGATAATACATGTACTTAATTGAAAACGCAGTGTGCTCCGTGGCCGAAGGTTGTCTATTTGTCCAAGGTATGGAAGTAAAGTTGGAGTTTAGAGGGCGGGGACAAGTGGGTTAAAGCGAAGCATCCAGGAGAAggattcaaacttttgttcatcatGTTGGGTCATAAAGCCAATGAAaacaagaaacttttttttcgagtaaaagaacaatcaaaatgtgatattcagtaactatttttcaataagttaaatCTGCGAGGTGCTGCTGTGATTGACCTCTACATCGGGGTATATATTGAACGAAGCTAAATCGTTTGACCGATCTTCAGACATTGTCGATCTAAGGTATGTTTTAAGACGATGCAAAGTTGAAAAGAAGCGTTCATTCGTCGCTGTTGCCACAAGTAAAACTGCCAGAATGCGAAGTCATTGGATTGCAATTTGGAAACTCAATTTCATTGCAAATATCGAATGAATTTCCTAAATCCTGTCTGGCAAtgcgttttcaaattttttagagTATGGTTCAAAAAATCGTTCCTGTAAATTTGTCAGAAACAAATCGATGTACGGTATGTAGATTTTGATCCGGAAATAACCTACAACTGAATCAGTCTCTACATTCGAGCGTTGAGTCTGTTTCTCAGTTCCATGTCCTATTTTTCGCAGATTTCGTtcgcgattttgaaaatttttctgaactCCTCTTCAGCGTTTCCTcttgtttcaatcaaaatatgttttgcaGCATCAGTAAGTTCGATAGCCTCGCCAAGATCCAGATCCCCTCAGTTTGCAGGGGCTTGTTGTGTTGATTTAAAGTTAGATTAAAGTTGAATTATAAGCTTGTTAGTAACTGCTAGTGACTAATAAAGTATACAATAAgtaaacatttaaacaattttattattatggccactttaaacttttacattgtatttttttttttgtaatataacataatatttgaGATATCTCTTTAAAGCTTGCTCtaaatatacaaattgtattaatgattttttttaaatttcatttgaaatgcaCATTTACATTCCAAATTTTAGAATTATAGTATAACCCGACTATCCATATATATTcaacaacaaaacaatatttttaattcactagaaaacaacataaattttgaaattgtaatgaattacaaaatgaaaatatctacataaccaattttgaaaataaaaagtctatgatatattttcaaagacagatcatttttttttctctagatAATCGCGATTACaccatacaaaaatataattaattctgaACTACTAATATTTCAAGGCAATTgcattatacaatatttatatacgattttttttgtttatattatatgattatttacaaataaaaaaaaaaaaactattttataggcccaatatacattttcaaattttttttaataataaatacacttgTTAATTATGTTAGGAATTTATAACTAGAACTGTCATATTATCTCAAAATTAACTGTTATATATCCatcttgcaaaatattttttctacctCGCTCTTACTCTCGTACGTCTCTCGAAAcaagaaacttatttttatttttatgtatatttcagTGGCTTCTTGTGGTCATTAAATATAGTCTAAAATGAGTTATTATCAAGTAATTACAAAAATCCGCATCTCAATAGACAAAAAACGAATTACTGTGTTATTCACATGCTatgatatacagggtgggtcatttaaatctatataatggctaatagctcgttttgtaattaaccaatcaaaaaataacttgcagaaaaataaatttgcagaATTTAatgatcaactttctaatttaaagtgttattctacctCTTACCGTTTATAATCTAAATTAGCTATTAAAGCTACCCggagaactagatccaatctggTCAGAACATGAttccccccatcaaactctacaatttttgtttaagttattttttattggttaactacaaaacgagctattataaatgtaataattattgccTACATTGTTTAGAAAAATTCCCCCCAATTCttaagataatttgaaaaatgaagttttCTTTTTCCTAACGAGATAATATGACAGATTTAAtggttaaaattaaatctttttttttaattaaattattgagatCGCATTTAGTAACTTGATCCAGTCGAATTtcattaaagtaaattttatattcagtcATTCGTAAAAAGTCAATTCATTAATCAATTTAACTACTACtgaaaattgttcaatttcggtttttcttatttcaagACACTTATATTCGCCATCTTGAACCATTAGGGTACTTTTGAATATCTTTCGTTTCTAAATTGTCCTAGTCCTACAACTATATGCAGTGGTTCTATGTTCAATAAATGTAACATTGATATCTAATTTCCCCTATATCGAAAGgcctttaatttttcattttcagtaGTAAAAGCgtgtatcatattttaaaaaacgaataacaactttaaaatattaattaagcaattgaaaaaattaacttttttaaaaaacctaaaataatttctatttggGACCTagcttataaatttttcttttcataaattGACAAAGTATGTATTCTTATTGCAAATAAAACATCAcacgaaaaaacatttaattgaaaaaatttgagtatgccacataacatttttcaaaaatttataatagtctagtcaacaagcCCCATTTTATAGACGTACCTGATCTAGTTCTCGGGAAATTATGATGAAGGTATCATTTGATTCGGAATTATGTTTAGTAAATTTTCGTACACAAAAGAAGAGGCtgtggaaaaaattacaaaacttatAAGCAATATTAATAAGCAAAAAAGAGGGAGTTtggttttttgcaaatatctcggaaactataaAAGTTCTGCTTTCCGGACCACAGATACCAACATTCATAGTTTGGTAGGTGAAAATAGCGctaaaaacgtatttaattaTTGTGAGTATTGTTgctaaagttatttatttgaaaaaatggatATGTTTATGAattgctaataattttttaagcaacTTTCCTGCTCGTTAAAGATTTTATCACAACCTCTCCATTTGTGTACGAAAAGTTTCTAAACATAATACCGATCAAATGACATCTTGATCATAATTTTTCGAGAACTAGATCAGGTTCTTCCTAAAATGATGCTTGTTGGCTAGCCTATaagaattatgaataaaaacctatattatttaaattagtttaaaaaacttccaacaaattctaatttaaatttcaacctAACACCGCAGGTGTTTTCGATATACATTCAATATAAGAAgccatttgttttttgaaatttgctagactttttttaaaccaaaaatttcaattttactttaaaattatagcttcaaataaatattttacaagagGTATCTCCGAATTTCATTCAAGTTCATTTACACGACACGGGCAATCATTTGTGCCAACACATTCAACCACTGGACTATGTGTACTATCCCATTGTCCTGGTCCGCATCTTGTACATAATTCACGTAATGTACATGGAATTCGTGTTCTTTGTCGATATTGATGGAGTAATCCACGTGCTTTGCGTAAAATCACGTGGCCTTCCATATACatggctgaaaaaaattttaataaatttttttattgaaatgagaaAGTGATAAAAGTTCTAAATGGCTAAATTAGAgtattttttcattctagtattttttaataatctataaATCTATAAACAGTTTGTttctaagttaaaaaaattgtttatgttacCTAATGAGCTAAAGTGCAATAACATTTCGTCAGCTCTTAAATCTTGAGCAATTACATCATCAGCATACACACAAATTATTGCCAAGCAtaagaataaatgaaaatagtcAGTTAAATAGTTGGCCCAACAAGCCTCCCACATTTGCAATGCAACAGCTTCTGTAAACTCACGCTTAAAACATCTAGAGAAG
This region includes:
- the LOC123295715 gene encoding sorting nexin-8-like, which codes for MTTDLTFASVPSFYREIYDILSVDGEPIDKELFKYVLSQQTEISQQTLKQIWDMCGIEQNSGINRTCLYKVLACIAFAQNGKTPSETLLENYNGKEFPVPNLGDVPSLKSTYNTLNVNIMSKNGLNISYSDIMRLDTITIDLVPEKKGIFIKHSEYLVSSRKLNTTVKRRYNDFVTFHELLIVRFPYRLIPRLPPKKIVSDSHFLESRRRALQRWLTLVARHPIISSSSLLIFFLSDTSPEHQQKIKETFKSQPDEFATSDLAAKAKELLPSDTNLQFAASREQINNIWCGVRKLLYICERGVGRGRALAQDAQDLSGYLRELAAESHDHSQWGTGGNTIWTDIKKGFGIIYKEFSSLSTSAMHTANREEDTVCERLNLLSDILAAHVSLCERLEKGVLSDHQRALSQMLNLKKKQIQGVIKGTDAESVDQLESKMMQQVNVISDMELRNAFSLYCVRMETQLVHVYLELLASVFNSMVSVQIQSHTELANVWKTIQPTVTKYLPEKSKSHKLNNST